The following coding sequences lie in one Anomaloglossus baeobatrachus isolate aAnoBae1 chromosome 7, aAnoBae1.hap1, whole genome shotgun sequence genomic window:
- the LOC142244892 gene encoding uncharacterized protein LOC142244892 isoform X1, producing MDFRAREKDWLLKADSLFSLDVQQKEDTGTTDKKNIIKQMSDLIHRRMKLWWNKKTLEQYLARSLIPRGLRVQIYPSFGKEELEFSKRWEDICGLCSRSFMQAIIDYDKVQLDSLDVELEGIQRQVSNTWTKEDITCLNSDIDEKSKIWEKQISEVKNKKLQRDLLDDQTGRVYKWKFSRMERHSRNPSISSAASSTSDLSTLDGQFGRNEQRSHFKKNEPWKKKNNKRKLIPDEEQERSTSLKVINLSNVPLSNAHISVLSKGLSFCPASKFDCFSVVTDLNLFARKLLFKKFFHDEELRSIFPTSREREAIQILEELLREQDDQNGGKVPVSLITKSKKFPSLTACPTVELFVRLVTKDLKTVLPTILHDNCTKAEREALQDLSKMDDLVIKPSDKGGNVVLWPRALYEKEAMRQLRDPQCYRRLSYNPLTEFQSSLKKILDRGVEDGILSTKEAESLYIDDPTISTIYFLPKIHKNSLAPPGRPIVSGNGNICEVICKFVDHYLQPLVETLPSFLRDTKDILRRMEDVHLDKDMLLITADVEQLYTSIRHKDGLLAALEQKRRFLSRGYHPRDVNRGYYAAKNTERQTLLKNPGREKPHDDIIRFITTFNSHSEEQLKMKMTCPNLLPSPDISNNSITVIPHY from the exons AGTATTTGGCAAGAAGTCTCATTCCGAGAGGACTTCGTGTGCAGATTTATCCATCTTTTGGTAAAGAAGAATTGGAATTTTCTAAACGATGGGAAGATATCTGTGGTCTGTGCTCTAGGAGTTTCATGCAAGCCATTATTGATTATGACAAAGTACAGTTGGACTCTCTGGATGTTGAGTTGGAAGGAATTCAGCGCCAGGTCAGTAACACCTGGACTAAGGAGGATATCACCTGTCTCAATAGTGATATTGATGAAAAATCTAAAATATGGGAAAAACAGATCAGTGAAGTTAAGAACAAAAAGCTTCAGAGGGACCTTCTGGATGATCAGACCGGACGGGTCTATaaatggaaattcagtaggatggaGAGACATTCTAGAAATCCTTCCATCTCATCAGCAGCTTCATCCACTAGTGACCTTTCCACCTTAGATGGGCAGTTTGGAAGAAATGAACAACGGAGTCACTTCAAAAAGAATGAACCCTGGAAAAAGAAGAATAATAAAAGGAAGCTAATTCCGGATGAGGAACAAGAGAGATCTACCTCATtgaaggtaattaacctttctaaTGTTCCCCTATCTAACGCACATATTAGTGTTCTGAGTAAGGGATTATCATTCTGTCCCGCTTCAAAATTTGATTGTTTTTCAGTTGTCACGGACTTGAATCTTTTTGcgagaaaattattatttaaaaagtTTTTTCATGATGAGGAACTACGTTCCATTTTCCCAACATCTCGAGAGAGGGAAGCCATCCAAATCCTTGAAGAATTATTAAGGGAGCAAGATGATCAGAATGGAGGTAAGGTGCCTGTTTCGCTTATCACCAAATCTAAGAAGTTTCCCTCACTTACTGCATGCCCTACGGTAGAACTTTTTGTACGCCTTGTGACTAAAGATTTGAAAACTGTTTTACCAACTATTTTACATGACAACTGCACTAAGGCTGAAAGAGAAGCATTGCAGGATTTATCTAAGATGGATGACTTGGTGATTAAGCCGTCTGACAAAGGGGGTAACGTGGTCCTTTGGCCACGTGCCCTCTATGAAAAGGAAGCTATGCGCCAACTACGTGACCCCCAATGTTACAGACGTCTATCATACAACCCCTTGACTGAATTCCAGTCAAGTTTGAAGAAAATCCTTGATAGAGGGGTTGAAGATGGCATATTGTCTACTAAGGAAGCAGAATCCCTGTATATTGATGATCCTACTATCTCAACTATATATTTCTTGCCCAAAATACACAAGAACTCATTGGCACCCCCAGGGCGACCAATTGTTTCGGGCAATGGAAATATTTGTGAAGTCATCTGTAAATTTGTGGATCATTATTTACAACCATTAGTTGAGACTTTACCCTCTTTTCTCAGGGATACAAAGGATATTCTGAGGAGGATGGAAGATGTGCATCTGGATAAGGACATGTTACTCATTACGGCCGATGTAGAACAACTATATACTTCAATTCGCCATAAAGATGGTCTACTGGCG GCTTTGGAGCAGAAAAGAAGATTCTTATCCCGAGGCTACCATCCAAGAGATGTAAATCGAGGCTATTATGCTGCCAAGAATACTGAACGACAGACACTCCTGAAAAATCCAGGAAGAGAAAAACCTCATGATGATATCATTCGGTTCATCACTACCTTTAATTCCCACTCCGAAGAG CAGCTCAAGATGAAGATGACGTGTCCAAACTTACTTCCATCTCCCGACATTTCAAACAATTCCATCACTGTGATTCCACATTACTGA
- the LOC142244892 gene encoding uncharacterized protein LOC142244892 isoform X2 — MDFRAREKDWLLKADSLFSLDVQQKEDTGTTDKKNIIKQMSDLIHRRMKLWWNKKTLEQYLARSLIPRGLRVQIYPSFGKEELEFSKRWEDICGLCSRSFMQAIIDYDKVQLDSLDVELEGIQRQVSNTWTKEDITCLNSDIDEKSKIWEKQISEVKNKKLQRDLLDDQTGRVYKWKFSRMERHSRNPSISSAASSTSDLSTLDGQFGRNEQRSHFKKNEPWKKKNNKRKLIPDEEQERSTSLKVINLSNVPLSNAHISVLSKGLSFCPASKFDCFSVVTDLNLFARKLLFKKFFHDEELRSIFPTSREREAIQILEELLREQDDQNGGKVPVSLITKSKKFPSLTACPTVELFVRLVTKDLKTVLPTILHDNCTKAEREALQDLSKMDDLVIKPSDKGGNVVLWPRALYEKEAMRQLRDPQCYRRLSYNPLTEFQSSLKKILDRGVEDGILSTKEAESLYIDDPTISTIYFLPKIHKNSLAPPGRPIVSGNGNICEVICKFVDHYLQPLVETLPSFLRDTKDILRRMEDVHLDKDMLLITADVEQLYTSIRHKDGLLAALEQKRRFLSRGYHPRDVNRGYYAAKNTERQTLLKNPGREKPHDDIIRFITTFNSHSEELKMKMTCPNLLPSPDISNNSITVIPHY, encoded by the exons AGTATTTGGCAAGAAGTCTCATTCCGAGAGGACTTCGTGTGCAGATTTATCCATCTTTTGGTAAAGAAGAATTGGAATTTTCTAAACGATGGGAAGATATCTGTGGTCTGTGCTCTAGGAGTTTCATGCAAGCCATTATTGATTATGACAAAGTACAGTTGGACTCTCTGGATGTTGAGTTGGAAGGAATTCAGCGCCAGGTCAGTAACACCTGGACTAAGGAGGATATCACCTGTCTCAATAGTGATATTGATGAAAAATCTAAAATATGGGAAAAACAGATCAGTGAAGTTAAGAACAAAAAGCTTCAGAGGGACCTTCTGGATGATCAGACCGGACGGGTCTATaaatggaaattcagtaggatggaGAGACATTCTAGAAATCCTTCCATCTCATCAGCAGCTTCATCCACTAGTGACCTTTCCACCTTAGATGGGCAGTTTGGAAGAAATGAACAACGGAGTCACTTCAAAAAGAATGAACCCTGGAAAAAGAAGAATAATAAAAGGAAGCTAATTCCGGATGAGGAACAAGAGAGATCTACCTCATtgaaggtaattaacctttctaaTGTTCCCCTATCTAACGCACATATTAGTGTTCTGAGTAAGGGATTATCATTCTGTCCCGCTTCAAAATTTGATTGTTTTTCAGTTGTCACGGACTTGAATCTTTTTGcgagaaaattattatttaaaaagtTTTTTCATGATGAGGAACTACGTTCCATTTTCCCAACATCTCGAGAGAGGGAAGCCATCCAAATCCTTGAAGAATTATTAAGGGAGCAAGATGATCAGAATGGAGGTAAGGTGCCTGTTTCGCTTATCACCAAATCTAAGAAGTTTCCCTCACTTACTGCATGCCCTACGGTAGAACTTTTTGTACGCCTTGTGACTAAAGATTTGAAAACTGTTTTACCAACTATTTTACATGACAACTGCACTAAGGCTGAAAGAGAAGCATTGCAGGATTTATCTAAGATGGATGACTTGGTGATTAAGCCGTCTGACAAAGGGGGTAACGTGGTCCTTTGGCCACGTGCCCTCTATGAAAAGGAAGCTATGCGCCAACTACGTGACCCCCAATGTTACAGACGTCTATCATACAACCCCTTGACTGAATTCCAGTCAAGTTTGAAGAAAATCCTTGATAGAGGGGTTGAAGATGGCATATTGTCTACTAAGGAAGCAGAATCCCTGTATATTGATGATCCTACTATCTCAACTATATATTTCTTGCCCAAAATACACAAGAACTCATTGGCACCCCCAGGGCGACCAATTGTTTCGGGCAATGGAAATATTTGTGAAGTCATCTGTAAATTTGTGGATCATTATTTACAACCATTAGTTGAGACTTTACCCTCTTTTCTCAGGGATACAAAGGATATTCTGAGGAGGATGGAAGATGTGCATCTGGATAAGGACATGTTACTCATTACGGCCGATGTAGAACAACTATATACTTCAATTCGCCATAAAGATGGTCTACTGGCG GCTTTGGAGCAGAAAAGAAGATTCTTATCCCGAGGCTACCATCCAAGAGATGTAAATCGAGGCTATTATGCTGCCAAGAATACTGAACGACAGACACTCCTGAAAAATCCAGGAAGAGAAAAACCTCATGATGATATCATTCGGTTCATCACTACCTTTAATTCCCACTCCGAAGAG CTCAAGATGAAGATGACGTGTCCAAACTTACTTCCATCTCCCGACATTTCAAACAATTCCATCACTGTGATTCCACATTACTGA